Proteins co-encoded in one Bradyrhizobium sp. 170 genomic window:
- a CDS encoding DUF3597 domain-containing protein, with translation MSIFGKIMGAIFGTKADAAQAGGGAAAGGGAAAGTSGGSAAPAAATVDVAPILDKAVAAKGEKLAWRTSIVDLMKALDIDSSFAARKELAKELGYTGDSNDSASMNIWLHKQVMTKLAANGGKLPPDIKH, from the coding sequence ATGAGCATTTTCGGAAAAATCATGGGCGCAATCTTCGGCACCAAGGCGGACGCCGCGCAGGCCGGCGGCGGAGCGGCTGCGGGCGGTGGAGCGGCCGCGGGGACGTCCGGCGGATCGGCGGCACCGGCGGCCGCGACTGTCGACGTCGCGCCGATCCTGGACAAGGCAGTCGCCGCCAAGGGTGAGAAGCTGGCGTGGCGCACCTCGATCGTCGACTTGATGAAGGCGCTCGACATCGATTCCAGCTTCGCCGCACGCAAGGAGCTCGCGAAGGAACTCGGCTACACCGGCGACAGCAACGATTCCGCCAGCATGAACATCTGGCTGCACAAGCAGGTCATGACGAAGCTGGCCGCCAATGGCGGCAAGCTGCCGCCTGATATCAAGCACTGA
- a CDS encoding lytic murein transglycosylase, which produces MTSRFSIRALTLGALLLTVAAPSFAAPCGSGSFEAWLEDFKKEAAAKGISASAIQTGLTGVVMDKSVLARDQSQKVFTQSFEEFSGRMVPPRLARGANMLKQYGSVLGRIEQTYGVPGEVLVAIWGLETDYGVNIGKFPTIRALATLAYDCRRTDMFKAELMDALRIVERGDVAPQELRGAWAGEIGQTQFMPSSYIKFAVDFDGNGRRDLLRSPPDVLASTANFLAGHGWQKGKDWEPGSANFAVIKEWNKSEVYAKTIGHFATQLSRAP; this is translated from the coding sequence ATGACCTCTCGCTTTTCCATCCGCGCGTTGACCCTTGGCGCACTGCTGCTGACAGTCGCAGCGCCCTCGTTCGCGGCTCCCTGCGGTTCCGGCTCGTTCGAAGCCTGGCTAGAGGACTTCAAGAAGGAAGCCGCCGCCAAAGGGATTTCGGCGTCCGCCATTCAGACCGGCCTGACCGGTGTCGTCATGGACAAGAGCGTGCTGGCCCGCGACCAGTCGCAAAAGGTCTTCACGCAAAGTTTCGAGGAGTTTTCCGGCCGCATGGTGCCGCCGCGGCTTGCACGCGGCGCCAACATGCTCAAGCAATACGGCTCGGTGCTCGGGCGCATCGAACAGACCTATGGCGTACCGGGCGAGGTGCTGGTGGCGATCTGGGGCCTGGAAACCGATTACGGCGTCAACATCGGAAAATTCCCGACTATCCGCGCGCTGGCTACACTCGCCTATGATTGCCGCCGCACCGACATGTTCAAGGCCGAACTGATGGACGCGCTTCGCATCGTCGAGCGCGGCGATGTAGCCCCTCAGGAACTGCGCGGCGCATGGGCCGGTGAAATCGGCCAGACCCAGTTCATGCCGTCGTCCTACATCAAGTTCGCAGTCGATTTCGACGGTAATGGACGCCGCGATCTCCTGCGCAGCCCGCCGGACGTGCTGGCCTCGACTGCGAACTTCCTCGCCGGCCATGGTTGGCAAAAGGGCAAGGATTGGGAGCCCGGCAGCGCCAATTTCGCTGTGATCAAGGAGTGGAACAAGAGCGAAGTTTACGCGAAGACCATAGGCCACTTCGCCACGCAGCTTTCGCGCGCGCCTTGA
- a CDS encoding SPW repeat protein, translated as MSGFGFFSKHRTWEDWFGMLLGVLIVVSPWFPFSSHDVMDSERSTMILNTFVIGMLVFGLAQLEYVALQRWEEAGEIALGLWLMASPFVLGYAGDDVLRAWHVALGAIVVLLGALQLWQDWRLSDQELANHPQ; from the coding sequence ATGTCGGGCTTTGGTTTCTTCAGCAAACATCGCACGTGGGAAGACTGGTTCGGCATGCTGCTTGGCGTGCTGATCGTGGTATCGCCGTGGTTTCCTTTCTCAAGCCATGACGTGATGGACTCCGAACGCAGCACCATGATCCTCAACACGTTCGTGATCGGCATGCTGGTCTTCGGCCTGGCGCAGCTCGAATATGTCGCACTGCAGCGCTGGGAGGAGGCGGGCGAGATCGCGCTCGGCCTCTGGCTGATGGCCTCGCCGTTCGTCCTCGGCTATGCCGGCGATGACGTGCTTAGGGCCTGGCATGTTGCTCTCGGTGCGATCGTCGTCCTGCTCGGCGCGCTTCAGCTCTGGCAGGACTGGCGGTTGAGCGACCAGGAACTGGCCAACCATCCGCAGTAA
- a CDS encoding GNAT family N-acetyltransferase produces MAAVRDNKTQNRFELDVDGAVAFANYRITPAAVIITHTETPRALRGRGIASELVRGALDLIRADGRKVIAGCGFVVDYLRRNPEFADLMG; encoded by the coding sequence ATGGCCGCCGTCCGCGACAACAAGACTCAAAACCGATTCGAACTCGACGTCGACGGCGCTGTGGCGTTTGCCAACTATCGCATCACGCCCGCGGCGGTCATCATCACCCATACCGAAACGCCCCGCGCGCTGCGTGGCCGCGGCATCGCTTCCGAACTGGTCAGGGGCGCGCTCGACCTGATCCGCGCCGACGGCCGCAAGGTCATCGCCGGCTGCGGCTTCGTCGTGGATTATCTGCGCAGAAATCCGGAATTTGCCGACCTGATGGGGTGA
- a CDS encoding fumarylacetoacetate hydrolase family protein — MSNVDRRTILATGALALAGTAVQDSTAAAQAGPKSIFPVGTTTIPIVGETDVFPVRRIYCIGRNYAAHAREMGSDPNREPPFFFQKPTDAIQNIAIGSVGDHPYPSLTKNYHYEVELVAALKSGGTNIPAEKALDHVYGYALGLDMTRRDLQRAMGDEKKPWEIGKSFDRSAVLGPIHPATKIGHFTKGAISLAVNGTVKQNSDLRNMIWNVAEQIAKLSEAFELKAGDIIYSGTPENVGPVVKGDVLLCKLEGLPDMSIRIV, encoded by the coding sequence ATGAGCAATGTCGATCGCAGGACCATCCTGGCAACGGGCGCGCTTGCGCTGGCCGGTACGGCCGTGCAAGACAGCACGGCCGCAGCGCAGGCCGGCCCGAAATCGATTTTTCCGGTTGGCACGACGACCATCCCGATCGTGGGTGAGACCGATGTGTTTCCGGTGCGGCGGATCTATTGCATCGGGCGAAACTATGCCGCGCATGCGCGCGAAATGGGTTCGGACCCCAATCGCGAGCCGCCGTTCTTTTTCCAGAAGCCGACCGACGCGATCCAGAATATCGCGATCGGGAGTGTCGGCGATCATCCCTATCCCTCGCTTACCAAGAACTATCATTACGAGGTCGAACTGGTGGCGGCGCTGAAATCGGGCGGCACCAATATTCCGGCGGAGAAGGCGCTCGACCACGTTTACGGCTATGCGCTCGGCCTCGACATGACCCGGCGCGATCTGCAGCGCGCTATGGGCGACGAGAAGAAGCCATGGGAAATCGGCAAGAGCTTTGATCGCTCGGCCGTACTCGGGCCGATTCATCCCGCAACCAAGATCGGACATTTCACCAAGGGCGCGATCTCGCTGGCGGTGAATGGCACGGTCAAGCAGAACTCCGATCTGCGAAACATGATCTGGAACGTGGCGGAGCAGATCGCCAAGCTTTCGGAAGCGTTCGAACTAAAGGCCGGCGACATCATCTATTCGGGCACGCCGGAAAATGTCGGCCCGGTCGTGAAGGGCGACGTGCTGCTGTGCAAGCTCGAAGGCTTGCCGGATATGTCGATACGGATCGTTTGA
- a CDS encoding tetratricopeptide repeat protein has protein sequence MRVLTCLTAALLGAAAISAQPPAASAEGDPNWQTCIAVTTPPDVKVAACGAVIEGKHETGSRLAAAYCFRGHGLTEKRQLDAALADLSESIRLDSTSACALTNRGRVYAFKRDLDRAMADYNEAISINPAFALACNNRGDAWVNKGDLDRAIADFSTAIEHNPSLAIAYGNRGYAYYRKRDMARAVADYTVEIKLRPDVLAYINRGNAYRDSEQLDRAAADYGEVIKLAPTDARGWRNRGMIKLFQGDTRGGLADYDKALQYDPADAYSWNNRGQVKMRFGDRAGAIADFRKALEISPGLRTASESLKRLGAAQ, from the coding sequence ATGCGTGTTTTGACCTGCCTCACCGCTGCATTGCTGGGTGCCGCGGCGATATCAGCGCAACCGCCCGCAGCGTCCGCCGAAGGCGACCCGAACTGGCAAACCTGCATCGCCGTGACCACGCCACCGGACGTGAAGGTGGCCGCTTGTGGCGCTGTCATCGAGGGCAAGCACGAGACCGGCAGCAGGCTCGCCGCCGCCTATTGTTTCCGCGGCCACGGCCTGACCGAGAAGCGCCAACTCGACGCCGCGCTTGCCGACCTAAGCGAGTCGATCCGGCTCGATTCCACCTCGGCCTGCGCGCTGACCAACCGCGGTCGCGTCTACGCCTTCAAGCGCGATCTCGATCGCGCGATGGCCGATTACAACGAAGCCATCAGCATTAACCCGGCGTTCGCGCTGGCCTGCAACAATCGCGGCGACGCCTGGGTCAACAAGGGCGACCTCGACCGCGCGATTGCCGATTTCAGCACCGCCATCGAGCACAATCCATCGCTTGCGATAGCCTATGGCAATCGTGGCTACGCTTATTACCGCAAGCGTGACATGGCCCGTGCGGTGGCGGATTATACCGTGGAGATCAAGCTCAGGCCCGACGTGCTGGCCTACATCAACCGCGGCAACGCCTATCGCGACAGCGAGCAACTCGACCGTGCCGCAGCCGACTATGGCGAGGTGATCAAGCTGGCGCCGACGGACGCGCGCGGCTGGCGCAATCGCGGGATGATCAAACTGTTCCAGGGCGACACCAGAGGCGGCCTGGCCGATTACGACAAGGCGCTGCAATACGATCCGGCCGACGCCTATTCCTGGAACAACCGTGGCCAGGTCAAGATGCGGTTCGGCGACAGAGCGGGCGCGATTGCCGATTTCCGCAAGGCGCTGGAGATCAGTCCTGGCTTGCGCACCGCGAGCGAGAGCCTGAAGCGGCTCGGTGCGGCGCAATAG
- a CDS encoding DUF2189 domain-containing protein: MATSHGNVTSIAQSGPETAAAPVIRTIGLSELHRALQRGWEDFKAVPSHAIILCIIYPVLGLMLARAVHGYSVLPLLFPLAAGFALLGPFAALGLYEMSRRREHGEPATAWDAIEVVRSPSFGAMLGLGVLLLALFVTWVATAQAIYIAAFGYAGVTGVSDFAERVLTTPQGWWLIVVGCGVGFLFALVALCISVVSFPLMLDRHAGAGDAMVTSLRAVARNPAPMAAWGLIVAMLLVAGSLPAFLGLAVVIPLLGHATWHLYRETIEPELNPQPLPPRPPRERRPAADFPANLFPWRRKDNA; this comes from the coding sequence ATGGCGACATCTCACGGCAATGTCACATCGATCGCGCAGAGCGGACCAGAGACCGCCGCCGCGCCGGTTATCCGAACCATAGGCCTATCGGAACTCCATCGGGCCTTGCAGCGCGGCTGGGAAGACTTCAAAGCCGTGCCAAGCCACGCCATCATCCTGTGCATCATCTATCCCGTACTCGGATTGATGCTGGCGCGCGCCGTGCACGGCTATTCGGTGCTGCCGCTGCTGTTTCCGCTCGCCGCCGGCTTTGCCCTGCTCGGCCCGTTTGCTGCGCTCGGCCTCTACGAAATGAGCCGCCGTCGCGAACACGGCGAACCGGCAACCGCCTGGGACGCGATCGAGGTCGTGCGCTCGCCATCGTTCGGCGCGATGCTCGGGCTCGGCGTGCTGTTGCTCGCGCTGTTCGTGACGTGGGTGGCTACCGCGCAGGCGATCTACATCGCCGCGTTCGGCTATGCAGGCGTGACCGGCGTTTCCGATTTCGCCGAACGCGTGCTGACGACGCCGCAAGGTTGGTGGCTGATCGTGGTCGGCTGCGGTGTCGGCTTCCTGTTTGCCCTCGTCGCGCTATGCATCAGCGTGGTGTCGTTCCCGCTGATGCTCGACCGTCATGCCGGCGCCGGCGATGCGATGGTGACCTCGCTGCGCGCGGTTGCACGAAATCCCGCGCCGATGGCGGCCTGGGGATTGATCGTCGCGATGCTCCTGGTGGCGGGATCGTTGCCGGCCTTCCTCGGCCTCGCCGTCGTCATTCCCCTGCTTGGGCACGCCACCTGGCATCTCTATCGGGAGACGATCGAGCCGGAACTCAACCCGCAGCCGCTTCCGCCTCGGCCGCCGCGCGAGCGTAGGCCTGCGGCCGATTTCCCGGCCAACCTGTTCCCCTGGCGGCGCAAGGATAACGCGTAA